The segment CTTAGATGATCAGTCCCTGTCAGTTTTTGAATCTGATTCCAAATTAATTGTGTGTTGCCTTTTGCTTCATTAATGACATTGATGAAAAAATTTGCTTTAGCTTTTCTTATCTCTTTAGTGATCCTGTTCCTCAGCATAACAAATTGGCGTTTGTCGTTCACCAGTTTAGATTTTAGTGCCCTTTTCAGCACAAAATCCCTCTCTCTTGTTTCctcaggaagaagaagaaggacaaGGAGAGTAAGCATCGCTTGGAGCAGGTCGCAACCAGTCAAAATGACGAGGAGGTGAAAACCAAGAAAGCATATGTTGACAAAAGGACACCGGCACAAATTGCCTTTGACAAGATGCAAGAGAAGAGGGTAAGTTATAGCTGTCCAGCattaaaaagctgcagtgatTGGTTAAGGGTTTGATGCATAGCTAATAAAAGTTGTAACAAGCTATAGAAGTCAGATTTAGTAAAAGTGAACCATAGGCTAGCCAAAAACCCCCCTAAATGCTTAAACGCAATCTGCCACAATGCAATAGTGGAATAAAGATCCATACAGCCCAGCAATACGCAAACCAGTTGCACATAGCAGGGTTGTTTTAAGCACAAACAGCATGAGCCCAAAGCATTActtttacaaaaacataaacagcagTCCAAAAGACCTGCTGGATGTGAAAGACAGGCATATTGTCTAGCAAATGAAGATTTTGCTCAGTTAGCTTCAGAACCAGCAATGCTGGAGCGGAACAGAAAACCCCAAATTATACATGTGGTTGTAGATTATCAACTGATGTGCTGTTTTGAACTTTAATGTTCAAAGTGCTGATTATGTTTTAAATACCACTTAGTGCGATAGACAACTGTGTTCAATAAATATTTTAGCACAGCAGAGTAATCCCATCCTGAAATGCTTTTTGATAAAATCATTTGTTAGCTCAGATAAGGTTAATGACATTGATGGTCTCAGTTTAGTAGTCTTCACATCATGACAGTGTTTATCAGCCCTGTTCTACTCTGAGGACAAAGTTCATCATTTGAAACTGGAAATGTTGCGACATAATGTATGGTGGAGCAGAAACATAGTGAAGCACCATAACGTCTACTGCTCAAAAACGTGTGatgattaaataaaacacatagCCATCATGTGAGTAGAATATCTTACAGGCAGTTGCAGTGATTTCATAGCAGTAAGGCAGTTTGAGCATGTGATTTATTGCTAACAGGTGACGCTTAAAAAAACCTCAGCTGTTTTGCAGTGCCCCTGTTTTCTTGAGTTTGGGGGTGTTTAATGTAGTTGTATCTAGTATTATACTGAAAGTGATGTGTTTCTGGAGGTGTTTAGTgataatgtatattttttaaggcttcttttgtattaattttttctctctctctttccctacAGCAAATGGAGAGGATTTTGAACAAGgcatcaaagacacacaaactcagAGTTGAGGTACGTCATGTTAGACCTGGCATTGCACCATTTCACCATGAAACATTTATTCAAGCACANatatgtatatacacacacacacacattattatggcaatattcaactgggcttaaacaaaaagttatgaatgaatttttaattgactatCAGTATGTTGTACGCACCCATTTCCTCATAAAAGAGATAAACTAgcttaaaaatgttatttaatttaaaaaaaaaaactttacgGGGAACCTATGTGTCGCCCTTTGCATGTGGGAATTGTAAGTGTGCGACACATCAAGGCCCTGATCGGCAGCCTGCGTGAgagataacatttaaaaggagaaagccgtgagtgggacaatgaatcgctttattgtacggagcaaattacaacaaagcactagcgaagacgacctaccaccAAAAGAAGACAGCATCATGAAAGCTACCAGTCTGAttattgtcttatgtcatgATAAGAGCGATAACGCACATcatagaagctattgtgcacagatacaaatacaggtgtgccttgagatatTAGCTTGCTCTCTAGTGCACCTTGGGCTTAAAAAGTTTGAATACCAAAGCTGTAGAATATACATTACAGTCGAAATGATTGCAGATTTGCAAACAGAGAAATTTTATCAAAATTGAATGCATCTTCTATTGTTTTCCTCTTTCACAGGATTTCAATCGCCACCTGGACACCCTGACAGAGCATTATGACATCCCCAAGGTCAGCTGGACCAAATAGAAGAGGAGCAAAcgctcattttattttgtttttgtttttaccacttGTACAAAGCTCTtgcacatgcatttttgtttgcttattttatataattacaATTACAGTTCCCTCAATTGGCATTCAGTCATTCTTATGTTTTACTTCTGATGTATACAATAAAGGATTTGAGTTCATTCTTATCCTCTgtgcttctttttttactttgcatACCTCCATGTGATTTGaccatatatgtgtgtgtgtgtgtgtgtgtgtgtgtgtgtataaaaacGACAGAAATTAGAAGACAGATGCCAGAAACCAGAATATACTTGTATTTTAATGAATACATGTTGCACAGATGGCACATATACTGTAAACCAGAGCATACAGAGCAGAGTAGTTCCTGTTAGATCATTTGGGACGGCAGTGTGAACATGTGAGCTACCCTGAAGGTACCAACTGATAGCTGAGGAGTCTTTAAGACTTTAAATACCAAAACCAACAAGTTGGGAAACAAATTCACACATTTAACTCCCATAAAAAGTTGTATTGATGGTAAAACATAGTTGTGACGTGGAGTGACAGTATGACGTAAGACATACAGGTGTTGTGTGACAAACCCTGGTCAAGAAGTGTGTTACAGTGTACGTTTAACACTGATAGTATGCAAAATAGAAGCTGTATCGAACAACAGCAAAGGATTCCCAAAATTTTTAAAATGAGACGAGATGTTCAGGGTTCAGAGAATGTTTTGCTTGTTCAGTTCAGTCTCTTTGATTTAATTGGAAACTGTCTTTTCCCACACTAGAAAGTGTATCTTCTTTGTCTTGTAGTACTTGTCATGTTGTCAGAGTTCACTTTGGCCCCAGCATTTCACTCGGCTTCACCCACTGGTCAAACTGCTCCTCCGTCAGGTATCCCAGCTCCACGGCCACGGCCTTCAGCGTGGACCCCTTCTTGTGAGCCGTCTTGGCGATAGTGGCTGCCTTGTCGTAACCGATGTGTTCGTTGAGCGCGGTGACCAACATGAGAGACTCGTTCATGAGCTTGTTGATCCTCTCCGTGTTGGCCTGGATGCCCACCACGCAGTTGTTGGTGAAGGAGACGGACGCGTCGCCGAGCAGCCGAGCCGAGTTCAGCACGTTCTTGATCATCATGGGTTTGAAGACGTTGAGCTCGAAGTGTCCGTTGCTGCCTCCGATGGTGACTGCGACGTGGTTGCCCATCACCTGGGCTGCGACCATGGTCATGGCCTCGCACTGGGTGGGGTTCACCTTCCCTGGCATGATGCTGCTTCCCGGTTCGTTCTCGGGTAAGATGAGCTCTCCGAGGCCTGAGCGAGGTCCTGACCCCAGGAAGCGGATGTCATTGGCGATCTTCATCATGCTGACAGCCACTGTGTTCAGAGCTCCACTCAGCTCCACCAGAGCATCATGGGCCGCCAGAGCTTCGAACTTGTTGGGAGCGGTGACGAACGGCAGGCCTGTGAGAGAAGAGACAGTGGAGGCGACTTTCTCAGCGAAGCCAATGCGGGTGTTGAGTCCAGTCCCTACTGCTGTGCCTCCTGCCGCCAGCTCATACACCCTGGGCATGGCGGCCTTCACTCTCTCAATGCTGTACTTCACTTGCTGGACGTAGCCGCCGAACTCCTGTCCCAGCGACAGAGGAACCGCATCCTGAGTATGTGTGCGTCCAATCTTGATGATGTCTTTGAACTCTTCAGCCTTGGCAGCCAGGGCGTCGTGCAGCGTCTGCAGGCCAGGCAGCAGGACGTGGTGGACCTCTGTGGCTGCAGCAATGTGCATGGCAGTGGGGAAGGTGTCATTGGAGCTCTGACTCTTGTTGACATGATCATTGGGGTGGACGGGATCCTTGGAGCCTAGTTTGCCCCCCATGATCTCAATAGCTCTGTTGCTGATCACCTCATTGACGTTCATGTTGCTCTGAGTCCCAGATCCAGTCTGCCACACCACCAGAGGGAAATGATCATCCAGTTTACCAGCTGAAACCTCATCTGCAGCCTGGATGATTGCATTTGCGATCTTTGGGTCCAGGCCGAACTCCTTGTTCACCTCAGCAGCCGCTCTCTTCAGGATACCAAAGGCCTTGATCACTTGGATTGGCATTCTCTCACTTGGACCCCCTATCTTGAAGTTCATGGTGGATCTGACAGTCTGAGCACCGTAGTACTTG is part of the Epinephelus moara isolate mb chromosome 10, YSFRI_EMoa_1.0, whole genome shotgun sequence genome and harbors:
- the fh gene encoding fumarate hydratase, mitochondrial, with the translated sequence MIRSLRRVQQFNCNLLTLQRVSVNSKLLLCTSRMASSEYRIERDTFGELKVPVDKYYGAQTVRSTMNFKIGGPSERMPIQVIKAFGILKRAAAEVNKEFGLDPKIANAIIQAADEVSAGKLDDHFPLVVWQTGSGTQSNMNVNEVISNRAIEIMGGKLGSKDPVHPNDHVNKSQSSNDTFPTAMHIAAATEVHHVLLPGLQTLHDALAAKAEEFKDIIKIGRTHTQDAVPLSLGQEFGGYVQQVKYSIERVKAAMPRVYELAAGGTAVGTGLNTRIGFAEKVASTVSSLTGLPFVTAPNKFEALAAHDALVELSGALNTVAVSMMKIANDIRFLGSGPRSGLGELILPENEPGSSIMPGKVNPTQCEAMTMVAAQVMGNHVAVTIGGSNGHFELNVFKPMMIKNVLNSARLLGDASVSFTNNCVVGIQANTERINKLMNESLMLVTALNEHIGYDKAATIAKTAHKKGSTLKAVAVELGYLTEEQFDQWVKPSEMLGPK
- the fam32a gene encoding protein FAM32A-like; translated protein: MSEYATVQKSALKIKGVGSISAGKKKKKKDKESKHRLEQVATSQNDEEVKTKKAYVDKRTPAQIAFDKMQEKRQMERILNKASKTHKLRVEDFNRHLDTLTEHYDIPKVSWTK